Proteins encoded by one window of Muntiacus reevesi chromosome 6, mMunRee1.1, whole genome shotgun sequence:
- the HYAL4 gene encoding hyaluronidase-4 has protein sequence MKPLSEGQLRFYVVQPIHLISWLFILFILKSISSLKPARLPVYQRKPFIAAWNAPTDQCLIKYNIRLNLKMFQVIGSPLARARGQNVTIFYVNRLGYYPWYTPQGVPINGGLPQNISLQVHLEKADQDISYYIPSEDFSGLAVIDWEYWRPQWARNWNTKDIYRQKSRKLISEMQENVSAADIEYLAKATFEESAKAFMKETIELGIKSRPKGLWGYYLYPDCHNYNVYGPNYTGSCPEEEVLRNNELSWLWNSSAALYPSIGVRRSLGDSVNVLRFSQFRVHESLRISTMTSRDYALPVFVYTRLGYRDQPLLFLSKQDLISTIGESAALGAAGIVIWGDMNLTSSEGNCTKVKQFVSSDLGSYIVNVTRAAELCSLHVCRNNGRCRRKVWKTLDYLHLNPASFHIEASEDGEFTVKGRASDTDVAVLAERFSCHCYQGYQGADCREMKTAAGCSGPSSFSGSLLTLCLLVSTGYQSRQW, from the exons ATGAAACCATTATCTGAAGGACAGCTAAGGTTTTATGTTGTTCAACCAATACATCTCATATCATGGCTATTCATACTTTTCATTCTGAAGTCTATCTCCTCCCTGAAACCTGCCCGACTTCCCGTTTATCAAAGAAAGCCCTTTATAGCTGCCTGGAATGCTCCAACAGATCAGTGtttgataaaatataatataaggCTGAATTTGAAAATGTTTCAGGTGATTGGAAGTCCACTGGCCAGGGCCAGGGGGCAAAACGTCACTATATTTTATGTCAACAGGTTGGGATACTATCCATGGTATACACCCCAGGGAGTTCCCATTAATGGAGGTCTCCCCCAGAACATAAGTTTGCAGGTACATCTGGAAAAAGCTGACCAAGATATCAGTTATTATATCCCTTCTGAAGATTTCAGTGGACTTGCTGTTATAGACTGGGAATACTGGCGACCCCAGTGGGCCAGGAACTGGAACACAAAAGACATCTACAGACAGAAGTCAAGAAAGCTTATTTCTGAAATGCAAGAAAATGTATCAGCTGCTGATATTGAATATTTAGCCAAAGCAACCTTTGAAGAAAGTGCAAAAGCTTTCATGAAGGAAACCATTGAATTGGGGATTAAGAGCAGACCCAAAGGCCTTTGGGGGTACTATTTATATCCTGATTGCCACAATTATAATGTTTATGGCCCAAACTATACTGGGTCATGCCCGGAAGAAGAAGTTTTGAGGAACAATGAGCTCTCTTGGCTGTGGAACAGCAGCGCTGCTTTATATCCTTCTATTGGTGTCAGGAGATCTCTCGGAGACAGCGTAAATGTTTTGCGTTTCTCGCAATTTCGGGTGCATGAATCTTTGAGGATCTCTACCATGACATCCCGTGATTATGCTTTGCCTGTGTTTGTCTACACAAGGCTAGGCTACAGAGACCaacctttactttttctttctaag CAAGATCTAATCAGTACTATTGGAGAAAGTGCTGCCTTGGGAGCTGCAGGCATTGTTATTTGGGGAGACATGAATTTGACTTCATCTGAG GGCAACTGTACAAAGGTGAAGCAGTTTGTGAGTTCTGACTTAGGGAGCTACATAGTCAATGTGACCAGAGCCGCTGAGCTGTGCAGCCTTCACGTCTGCAGGAATAACGGGAGATGCAGAAGGAAGGTGTGGAAAACGCTTGATTACCTTCACCTGAACCCTGCGAGTTTCCACATCGAGGCCTCCGAGGACGGAGAATTTACTGTGAAAGGCAGAGCCTCTGACACAGACGTGGCAGTGCTGGCAGAGAGATTCTCCTGTCATTGCTATCAGGGGTACCAAGGGGCTGACTGCAGAGAAATGAAGACGGCTGCTGGCTGCTCTGGGCCTTCTTCTTTTTCGGGCTCACTACTCACACTGTGTCTGCTGGTTTCCACAGGTTATCAGAGCCGTCAGTGGTGA